TGTAGCCGAGAGTGTAGCGCAGGGCGAGGCGGAAGCGAAAGAGAGCATCGAAAAAAAGGCCGAAGAGGTGAAGTCGCAAATCGACGTGGCGACACTTTTTACGAAATGCGCCGGATGCCACGGCATGAAGGGTGAAAAACATGCGCTCGGCAAGAGCAATATCATCGCGGGCCAGCCCAAAGAGGAGCTCGTCAAGAAGATCAAGGGGTATCAGGACGGCTCCTACGGCGGAGCCATGAAAGCGATGATGGCGGGACAGGTCAAAGGTTTGAACGCCGACCAGATCGACGCATTGGCCGACTACATCTCTAAGATGTAAAAAGGTCGACCGCTTCCGCGCCGGTCTGATTCCAGCGCAGCGGAACCATTTTGACAGGTTTTCCCTCCGAAATCCTGTCGACTTCGGGCAAGGTGACGATGAAACCGTCCGCTTCTTTGAGAGGCTTCACCATGCCCGGTCCCTGTCTCTGCAGTATCGTGAACTTTTTCCCATCATATTTTCCAAGAAGGAGAGTGTGCCTGCCCGGCTTTAGGCTGTAATCTTTTGCGTTGAATGCCGTGATGGGTGCCAGCCACGGGTGTTTCATCCCTCGCAGACGGTTGATGATCGAACGGGCAAAGAGTTCGAAATTGACCGCCGCCGCTGTCGGGTTGCCGGGAAGGTTGACGATCCATGTCTTCCCGATGCGTCCCACCGTCGTCGGTTTGCCCGGTTTGATGTCGACTTTGTGGAAAAGCTGTTCCATGCCGAGTTCGGCGAAAGCGTCCAGGGTGAAATCGGCATCTCCGACACTCACACCTCCGC
This genomic interval from Hydrogenimonas urashimensis contains the following:
- a CDS encoding c-type cytochrome, with protein sequence MKKRALAIAVTALVLMSGCGEKKSETKSHEAAPVAKSETTTVKPEKKEESAKPEKKGAETAATPADEAAAAAKESAQKEVANVAESVAQGEAEAKESIEKKAEEVKSQIDVATLFTKCAGCHGMKGEKHALGKSNIIAGQPKEELVKKIKGYQDGSYGGAMKAMMAGQVKGLNADQIDALADYISKM